The following proteins are encoded in a genomic region of Nicoliella spurrieriana:
- a CDS encoding cold-shock protein — protein MLIGTVTEYDQKRGFGYIKEADKNKLFVHFSAIIGDGFKTLTPGEKVQYVVVNGQKGPQAAKVQPIETN, from the coding sequence ATGTTAATTGGAACTGTTACCGAATATGATCAAAAAAGAGGTTTTGGATATATTAAGGAAGCTGATAAGAATAAATTATTCGTTCATTTTTCAGCAATTATTGGTGATGGGTTTAAAACCTTAACCCCTGGTGAAAAGGTTCAATACGTAGTAGTTAATGGTCAAAAGGGCCCGCAAGCTGCTAAGGTCCAACCCATTGAAACCAATTAA
- a CDS encoding NUDIX hydrolase, translating to MNLEEKIIKREPKYHGSIIDVEKQIVKLPNGQESSRDIVYHAKAVAALVITGDNKMLMETQWRAPVQEVTLEIPAGKVDSRDTGSSKDAMVRELNEEVRYRAKTLKHLTGFYTSVGFSDEYMDLYLATDLEPVSDELPRDKGEYLGIKAYSLSEAKHLLDSGKIKDAKTAMAILYWELLSK from the coding sequence ATGAACTTAGAGGAAAAAATAATTAAAAGAGAACCTAAATACCATGGTTCAATTATTGATGTAGAAAAACAAATTGTTAAATTACCTAATGGTCAAGAATCTAGTAGGGATATTGTTTACCATGCGAAAGCTGTTGCGGCGCTGGTAATTACCGGTGATAATAAAATGCTAATGGAGACTCAATGGCGGGCACCAGTTCAGGAAGTAACTTTAGAAATTCCAGCTGGAAAGGTTGATTCTAGGGATACGGGCTCATCTAAAGATGCAATGGTTCGTGAGTTGAACGAAGAAGTTCGCTATCGTGCTAAAACATTAAAGCACTTGACCGGCTTTTATACCTCGGTTGGTTTTTCTGATGAATATATGGATCTATACTTAGCGACCGACCTGGAACCAGTTAGTGATGAATTACCACGCGATAAGGGTGAGTATCTGGGCATTAAAGCTTATTCACTAAGTGAAGCTAAGCATCTTTTGGATAGTGGTAAAATAAAGGATGCTAAGACTGCAATGGCTATTTTATACTGGGAATTATTAAGTAAGTAG
- a CDS encoding 5'-methylthioadenosine/adenosylhomocysteine nucleosidase, whose translation MKYGILCAMDEEIKSLHDSLENEVKKTIKGIDFFTGTINGESVVLVKSGIGKVEAGITSVLLVTEFDVDIIINTGSAAGIGKGLSVGDVVISTETAYHDADATAAGYEYGQVPDQPARFKADQSFVNQVMTAAQSVGLEAKTGLIVSGDQFIASQHQIDNILNHFPDALSSEMEGAAVGQVANQFHIPYVVIRAMSDVGDENADMSFNEFVVEAGKRSAKMMLNFLQNQD comes from the coding sequence ATGAAATACGGAATTTTATGTGCAATGGATGAAGAAATCAAGAGCCTTCACGACAGTTTAGAAAATGAAGTGAAAAAAACAATTAAGGGAATTGATTTCTTTACCGGAACGATTAATGGAGAATCAGTAGTTTTAGTTAAATCTGGGATTGGTAAGGTTGAGGCAGGAATTACTTCAGTTTTATTAGTGACTGAATTTGATGTTGACATTATTATCAATACTGGTTCAGCAGCTGGAATTGGCAAGGGTCTTTCAGTTGGGGATGTAGTTATTTCTACTGAAACTGCTTACCACGATGCTGATGCTACTGCTGCTGGTTATGAGTATGGACAAGTTCCGGACCAACCTGCGCGCTTTAAAGCGGATCAGTCGTTTGTTAATCAAGTAATGACAGCTGCTCAATCAGTTGGGTTAGAGGCTAAGACAGGTTTAATTGTATCTGGAGATCAATTCATTGCAAGTCAACATCAAATTGACAATATTTTAAACCACTTCCCAGATGCATTATCTAGTGAAATGGAAGGGGCTGCCGTTGGCCAAGTTGCTAATCAATTTCACATTCCATACGTAGTAATTAGGGCAATGTCAGATGTTGGAGATGAAAATGCGGATATGAGTTTTAATGAGTTTGTGGTTGAAGCTGGTAAACGATCTGCTAAAATGATGCTAAACTTCTTACAAAATCAAGATTAA
- a CDS encoding cysteine desulfurase family protein — MKEIYLDNAATTPIADEVLADMTDKYKNIFGNASTLYGLGREAHSVLEDSRHLIAKSINADDNEIVFTSGGSESDNTAIIQTAEARQSLGKHIITTAIEHEAVLKPLQYLESKGFTVTYLPVDENGNISLQDLKDALDDETILVTIMSGNNEVGSRMPIHEIGELLKDHQAWFHTDAVQVYGLLDVDVKADHIDMLSTSAHKINGPKMMGFLYRQSDIRFPSFIKGGDQEMKRRAGTENVPGISGFATAVSLLDSTEKQHRQDKYYHFKKMIMDGLNANGIDFAVNGQLSHDNLNHVLNLWIKGISTYVLQTNLDLAGIAVSGGSACTAGSIEPSHVLVAMFGKQSPRIGESIRVSFGHLTTESDINTFINEVTKIVNRLKKKS; from the coding sequence TTGAAAGAAATTTACCTTGATAATGCTGCAACCACGCCAATTGCTGATGAAGTATTAGCTGACATGACTGATAAGTATAAAAATATATTTGGGAATGCGTCCACTCTTTATGGATTGGGACGGGAAGCTCATTCAGTTTTAGAGGATAGCCGACATTTAATTGCTAAAAGCATTAACGCTGATGATAATGAGATTGTGTTTACTAGTGGTGGTTCCGAAAGTGATAATACTGCAATCATTCAAACTGCTGAGGCGCGTCAGTCTCTAGGCAAACACATTATTACGACTGCGATTGAACATGAAGCGGTGTTAAAACCACTTCAATATCTTGAATCAAAAGGTTTTACCGTCACCTATCTTCCAGTTGATGAAAATGGTAATATTTCGTTACAGGATTTAAAGGACGCACTGGATGATGAAACTATTTTGGTAACCATCATGAGTGGGAATAACGAGGTCGGTAGCCGAATGCCCATTCATGAAATCGGTGAGTTACTTAAGGACCACCAAGCTTGGTTTCATACCGATGCAGTGCAAGTCTATGGATTATTAGATGTTGACGTAAAGGCTGATCATATCGACATGCTTTCGACTTCTGCTCATAAAATTAATGGTCCTAAAATGATGGGATTTCTATATCGGCAAAGCGACATCCGTTTTCCTAGTTTTATTAAGGGTGGCGATCAAGAAATGAAACGGCGCGCTGGAACTGAAAATGTTCCCGGAATTTCCGGATTTGCCACTGCCGTATCATTACTGGATTCTACTGAAAAACAACATCGTCAGGACAAATACTACCATTTTAAGAAAATGATTATGGATGGGTTAAACGCTAACGGAATTGACTTTGCAGTTAATGGTCAATTATCCCATGATAATCTAAACCATGTGCTAAACCTTTGGATTAAGGGGATTTCCACTTATGTACTTCAAACTAATCTTGATTTAGCAGGGATTGCTGTTTCTGGTGGATCAGCATGTACTGCTGGTAGCATTGAGCCATCGCATGTGTTAGTCGCAATGTTTGGCAAGCAAAGTCCACGGATTGGCGAATCGATTCGGGTTAGCTTTGGCCACCTTACCACTGAATCAGATATTAATACGTTTATTAATGAAGTAACTAAAATTGTGAATCGTTTAAAAAAGAAATCATAG